The segment CGCTCCAGGTGCTCGTAGGAGCCTATGAAGTCGTAACGCAACGCGCACGGCTGGCACAGGTTGTACATGGGCATCCAGTGCTCGTTCATGCGCTCGGCGTCCTCGTCCAGAAGGTAGCGGACGAACTCGGCAAAGGTCACGTCGTCGCCGGCGATGCGCAAGCTCTTGCCGGCGCGGTTCTTGCGGTAACGCTTGACGATCTCCGCCCCGTACTTGCGCTGGTACGACTCGATCTCGCCGAACTTGTTCCTGTACGCGGAGAGCAGGCGCTCCATTGGCTCGCGCACGAACATGAACTTGAAATAGTGCTGCAGACGGTAGCGGATGCCCTCCGGTTTCATCGAGGACAGGAAAGTCAGGTCCCTCATGTGATCCATCTTGATCTTGACGTCCACGCTCTCCAGCGCGCCGCCCAGCACCTTCAGCACGCGCTTCCAGTTGGAGCAGGCCACCTTGGGCACGTAGCAGTACAGGAAGCGGTACTCGTCGTTGACCAACACGTGCTGCAGCAGCGTCCTCCTTTGCTGCGGCGTCAGCGACCACAGGCTGTGCGGCATGTTCTTCTGGCTGCACATGGACGTCAGGGTCCGGTTTCGGATGTCATGGAGGATCTGAACGGGATTACAGTCAGGGCGCAGGTGAGCATTTTTGCAAGATTTGCCAGCAGGGCCTTCTCTGATCTACATTTCCAATTGAAATGATCATATTTCTTCCATGAAATGGTATTCATTtgttcccaacagtctattctcatcattttatagcatttttctttgttgcaCTGTTTCCAGTTCttgtggaatatatatatatatcttttttttttttttgtctaatcaGATTGCAGCCTCAATGTGTTTGCCATGTGAAGAATTCTAGCCGAATTTTTCTagccttgctgaaattagcctgtttcgCGGAGGTCCTCTACTCCGGGGCCAACACTGGCTCCGCTTTTCGTTACCATGATTCCGGAGGTGGAGCTAGGGGGTTGTGACGAGGCTAGCGGTTACAACTTGTGGAAGCTGCAGCCCggcataaaaatattttgtacagATATTGCAAACCTTTCATATTGGGCCTTTTTACTTATCAGAGTTGAATCATTACTTGTGCTTTTTAGCATTTATAAACTACTTTTGCCACTATtgtgtatataattgacagtaaaacttcatttttacttttgtagtaaaactttttttgacTTTTCTACTTTTACTTCTGGAGACGAATTAGTACTTAAGTAATAAGTACAGGAGTTAAACCACCGCAAGTAAGTAAGTGAGTAAGTAACTATTTCCACCAGGTATAGACTAGTGAGAACTTTTGCCGCCTCTGGTTATTAACGCCTACCTAATAATATGAGCACGCTTAAGTCTATAACTTGCACCAATAACCCCCACACCCAAGAAGCCTGGCAGCTCGACCCCAGCCCTTACCTGCAACTCCACGTCCTCCGCCGCAGGCTCTCGTTGGCTGGTGTGCTGCCGGCCGACGTCCAGCCTCCTGCTTCCCCGGGGCGAAGGTGTCTTTACGCCGCTGAGCATTCCTTTCTCGATCATGAGCAGCAGGCCTCCGGAGGCGACGATCACCACGAACGTCAGCACGGACGGCAGCACCGCGGCGGAGGAGTGGCGGCGCGCCGCCGAGCCCGAGCTCCGAAAGTCGGGGGCCCGACCGCCGCCGCTTCTCTTCGCCGAGTCCGGCCTTCGGGGAGCCATCCGCCGGGGCGTCCGAGCCGCTACAAGCCGCCTCTGTGAACGTTGTTCCTCAAGATAACTGGCCCAGGATCACCAAACAAAGGGcttggaatggatggatttgtctttttttttttttaacctaccaCGTACCCATAGTTAACTTTTACCCAGACAACATCCACGCGTAGCATTTCCTGtgagattttcaaaataaaacgcccaaattagtttgacacgAGAAATCAAGTAAGAATGTACGTAAGcgtattttattcatttggataaaaaaaaaaaaaaaaaaagctcccgtttttctgaataatttttttagggctttgtttttttgaatatttttttctgtttttctgactttttttctccctgttTTATgactattcccccccccccccccccccccccccgtttttctgaatttttttctgagttatcgggacacatcgaactcacgcgatAACCTGCAGTTCGCAAGTGACTCTTTGTGGACTTCGTAGTCAGCAACATGACCGTCGtatttagtttgatcaagttttattttgatatgggtttaagagactgggagatactcctgtctttgagtcacatagatggtattgttattagtcattagaaaaaaattggtcagaaaaatagaaaaaaatagtccgaaaaacaggagggtgggggggattaCTCAGAAATAGTCATAAAACAGGGGGGTcaaatttgacagaaaaattgagaaaaataattcGTCAGAAAAACaagaagttttttgttttttttatccaagtgaatgcaatacgcttccgtaagaATGATTAGAGGGAATGGTTAAAATGTTATTCGGGAGGGAAATACGAACtctaataaaaaacaaaaaaacatccggttggtaatttcaaaattaaatattattgaAAGCGTAAAATAAACTCGCATTTTACTGTCACGTCGTAGCTTCCAAGTTTAATTCCTTCCGTGATCAAGCTGAGTTGACttttatatcaaatcaatttcccCCATTGAAGTcaattgaaatgctattaatccattcccccccccccaaaaaaaaactttttgttttgttttgttttcaatacaaaaaaagcactgcactgtaaaatataaaacataatagAAGAGAATGTAGGCTGGTTTTACAatcaagccaaaagtcacacacatgcaaacacacacacacacacacacagttctgctagatgtgccctatgattgaccGGTCCACTGCTTTTTACTCAAAATCTGCACCTTTACTTTTTTTGCTGTAACACTAGATgcattaaaaatgacatttccgTGTCTGCACATTGACCAATGCCGTTTGAAATCAGAGCATTTGTGTGAGTACTTTCGTTATCTAGTATACCATAGAAATGACTGATTCTCAAATGAAACTCAAAAGCTTTCAAAACAAATCTGTTGCCGCGCGGAACACTGCACTGTTACGTCTCGTACTACACGTCAGTAATGTTGAGCCCGCGCAGTCTGCCCCCTCCCTGAAAGCCTATTAGCGTGAATTGAGAAGACCAGATTCCAATGTTGTTAATCCTTTGCACACAACCCGCAACACGTTTCCCAGTATGAATTGTCGATAATAATTGATTCTAGATTCCGATATTATAGATATACATTCTGGTGTTTTATTGTAACTTTTGAGCCAAAGACCGGATGCTTGTGAGtggcaaggccttctctgctggccttaACACTATCGGAAGCATTGACCTGGATTTGCCTCAAGAATGcctctgctagcttaatgctaacacatcatGGAAAACACCATTAAcaggctaacagttagcatcgaTAGTAGTGGTGTTATAAACCTGTAATAGCTATCGGCGACAAATggtggcgcaacacatgtagacagacaatatcacaatactcaaaaggcatatattctttatcctctgggggggggggggggaagattcatattattgcagtttactgagtcccTAAGAGTAGTGGTGACTCTCAttcgtttgtgtctgtatgactcttattatactgccccctggtggcctaggtgagcacaccagaaggagcagcacagtgaatgaattgaagcatgaaatcattaAACGTGCAAACTGTTTAATGAACATTCTATTCacttttgttatttattgtaatatcTGTTTTTGATCAAGTACAACATTTGCAATAACGATGTCCCTTTGATGAACACattacgtttttttgtttttattcgtgGGAGTTTGAGGCTGAGGTtgaaacggattaatggcatttcaattcatttcaatgggggaaggTGACTTAAATCAGTGTTACCCAACCTTTGCTCAGCCAAAATCCATATTTGACTTAAGTAAAATATTAAAGCACActgccaaacaaaaaaaatgtaaaaaaatcaataaaaaagtgggtacacaggttaattatgtgCCTGTTATctcgtggaagagcatttcaacgttttgcctgtcactatacgtcgctggcaaaGATCGAGGATTATTTGTAGAAAAGAATTTTCGTACAAATTTTGCATGTGAAACTGAATAATAAATGTCTCACGGCACAGTAATGTGCTACGTTTTCATAGTGACCCCCACTTACCCCCctcctttccttcttttctGCCTCCCTTGTGTGCACCACcacatcctcctcttcctcctcctcctcctcctcttcttcctcctcctcctcctcctccaggcgCGTGCagctgtgcgtgtgcgtgcttcTCGCTGTCTGGTAcgcgcatcatcatcatcatcatcatcatcatcatcaccgccaccaccatcctcctcatcctcggCGGCAACAAAAGCGTCGAAGAGAGACAAGAgaacaggaaggaaggaaggaaggaaggaaccgAGCGCGCGATCGCCGTGAGTCTCCTCCTTTTTTTCTAACCGCCGTGCGATGACCTTGTCACCGCATCCCCAcacctccatccatccttccatccctCCAGCCGTCCTCCCTTCCCCTTCCCCTTCCCCTGGCGGGCGCGCGCAACGTGCGTCAAAGCGTGGAACGCCCTTGTGCGCGGGCCTAATTGCCAAACGGCTTTGTgagcgtgcgcgcgtgtgtgtgtgtgtgtgtgctgccaaAGCATCCAGACAGCCCGATATTTAAATGCCAGCAGCAGCGTCATatgtaccaaaaaaaatcaaataaatacagggccacagttgttgttgtgtggTGTAATGGACGCGTGGCTCGGAGCAGCCAGTCATCTGCCATTTAAAAGCTttacctatttttatttttttttttcagtggcgTCTGTTTGTCATGAAGACAATGCATCATTTTAGAGATGTGGAGGTTTGGAAGGCCGATGATTGCACCCCCCATACTAACAcccttccctctctctctctctctctctcacacacacacacacaccctgatgaaaatgaattcacacgtttgttttgtttttgtttttttaattgactgttttatttcaaagccgTTACAATCGATGCTGCATTATTGCCACGGTTGTTGTCGGCAGGATGACAAGACGACATGCTCCTTGTTTGATTCGCAGAGCGCTCAGAGACAAGCCGCTCACTGTACGGATTCATCTCTCACAGTTATGACCGAGTTATGTAAAGGCCAGCGCGGATTGTTATGCTATGAAGAGCAGGTGTGTGCGGTCGCGAACAGCCGTTCTGCACGATGCAGGTTGACGGAGTCCTCCGGGTACAGATGCCTGACCGCAAGGAGGGACCATACGGGACCGGGTTGAAAGCGTGTTGtgtaattctaaaaacaaatgaaaattataATCAGTGATGACCCACCTCCCGCCCCACCCCTCGCCTTGTAGTTTAGTAGCCCTCGGACCAGTGGCGGTTCTAGACCGATTTCAGTAGGGtaggcagggggggggggcggtccgGTCCAGTCACTTTGTtggtacatatacagtaaatccatTGATAGTGGGGGCAAGCACAGTGTTGGGACAAATCTTcgaaaatgatcatcaaactttgaaaCCATGCTCCGCCCATTGACGGCGTTGACAAAAAAGATGGGCCATTTAGTATCGGCCATCTGTTTTAAGATATCCGCTTGTAATTGGGGCTCATTCGGGCTAATTTCCTTGTAGGAGTTTATCAAAATACAAATCCTGGAATTGGCGCAAAATGGAAggtttgaaccaaaatggccgacttcctgttcgtTTTCAGGCATGTTTggtaattttgttttcattgagtGAGTTATGGGGGGGTATGTTCGATTTCACTAAAatcccaaatgttttcattagtGAGTTTTCAGGTATGCTGGGGCCCCACAAAAAGCCGCTAAATTTGTCAGaagaagaataataataaacagtgattcaaatgaaattggAGGTTCCTCCAAAAAGCCTCAAAATGTTTACGCCACGAATAAACCAATCCAAATGTTTGTTTCGTGACTTATCCTCACTTTGAGATCTCGAGGGGGGGAAAAGTATTGTTTTCTACGATGCTAAGATGGGAGACAGCTGTGCTCCACGCACGCTCGACCTTTGTGCCTCACCCCTGtctacaataacaaaaacaaaagcattccATTATGTAGcggaaaataacatttagatTGCTGCTATTGTCCACATGATGTACAGGCAGCACAGGTCAAATTAAAGGAAAAAGCTCAATCGCTTTGCATCAGTTGTCATTCAAAGCCATTAGTTGTTGCTGTGATATTGCAGGAAATGGACTTCTTAATTgctcaaatacaaataattgccGTCTCTGGAGGGCCTGCCCACCCGTCCAGTATCTCGTGGCAACACCCTAGTTCTGCCCCCGTTGTCATAGCGATAAAAGCCTGTAATGTAAACACCCTACCTCAAATAAACAAATCCTATTCAGCTCTAAAGACAAGCTTGATTGAAAATGTAGTTAAACATAACACTCACTGTAAACATGGGGGcgctaatatttttaaaaacaaacacctcACCTCAAATAAACCATTTACTCTTGGGACAGTAAAAAGAATACCAGGCGGTTCCACTAGGGGGCAGTACATACCGTTACCACCTTACTTTACGTCATCTGATGCCACCTTGCGTCTGGTCTTTACCGCAACGTACATTACCTTTAAAGGAGaggtggcatctgtaaagctgatgtttACTGTGAAGTTGAATTTGAGGAACTTGGCCCCATGCATACttaaattatatacaatatcagtaaatattatgataaaaatgcatcagtacaaaaaaaacacacaaaaaaacaagcaaaaaacaaaaaatgcatgcCACTTTGCAGTTGTgtgaataaagtaaaaaaaaaaatacaacaaaaatgaaatgaataaaatatgttttaaaataataactgaaaatgaaacaataagaaataaaataaagtacaaaacaattcaattaaatcaaaatgccatcaaataaaaaaaaatgtatgaaataaaccttaaaatacaaatatttgctgattgtaatataattaaatagatAATAATCAACTCACCTGGCCACAATTTGAGGAAAATAACAATCGTAACTGCACCTTAAATGTTAATTGCGGTGCCCCACATGATCAAACACCATACGCGCACACGTGCGAGCACGCCTTTCTGTTCGGCGACACAACCGGCGGCTTTGTGCGCGTCGGCCGATGCGAAGGATGAATGCCCTTCTGTTCCACCGCACTGTGCCTCTCCAGCTGCGGGACAACGTGTCACTTTGTGCCTCCTCCGGACACAGCAGTGCTATCGgaacgcgcgcacgcacaccaAATAGATCAGCTGACCAGCTACAATATGAGACTATGAAGTCGTGAGCACTGTAGTgtaccacacgcacacacacacacatgcagccgAGTGTCACTGCATGTGATACCTGACTCCAGGTGATGCCCTAGTTGCAAAGTGACAGCAGGCAGGTGGAACACTCCCCAGATAACATTGCACACAGAGCTGGACGGTAAGAAGGCCTTTTTATATATccaaaacaatgacaacaaaaacacatgcagatCCTTAAGATCTCATTGCATCTTCtcctttttgcatttgttttgtcatgtgttttttgttttgcgtccgggggggggggctgtctgTTGTGTTCCGTGCACACTCCAACGCTCCGCTTAACCGCCGAGCGGAAAATCTCATGTCATGCGATACGCGGCGACACGCTGCCCAAAAAACTCTACAACGTCGTTCACTACTTGGTCTGTACTGACATGCAGAATTTCTGTGACACCCCCTTTAAAAACCCCGATGGGAAATGAGGCGCTCAGAAGGAAAAagcctccattgttgttgttgttgtttgctctGCTTTGAATGAAGACACATTGTGCAGTTCTGCTAAAACTGCCCGTTTTGACCAAAATCTAGAATTTGTTTCTTCTGACAATtccagtcatggctaaaaacattgccagtgtttttagccatgactgtataaaaagacgcgaaacacctttttttcccGAATGTCTGACATAAAATCCAACTCAACTTTTCCTCTTTTAGGTCAATTAAAATTACCGAAATTATTTCGATTTGCTGAATTCCAGAATAATGAAAGAATGACTTTTTTTGGACAAGTATATACTATATAATGGACAATACATTCATGGGTAACATGATTTATGGGTTTACAATTGGAAATGATTTCTTATTGTCATTACAGTGGTGATGATTACTACGGCGACTAATgattattcaaataattacAGCCCttttatgtttgcatttttttggggcatGTTGAGATACAtttgcaatgtgtttaaaaGGAGTCTTTTAATAAGTTTGAAGCATGTTTGAGGGGTAAAAGTGTTTTCAAAATGGGCCTTTATCACCCATCGCGGGTGGGTTGGGAACGTATCCACCGCagtaaacgggggttcactgtcgtGTCTGACAGCATCTGGTggcgtttgttttttcttttttgtcgcCTCACCACCCTTCCTCCATGCCACCTTCCATGCCACCCTCATGTTCCACGTGACCCGTGATACTAACAAAGGCAAACCTGCTGTTCTTGTGTCTCTTGTGACCGTTTCCTCCCGCCAAGCCGCCGCCGTCGCAGAGGCCTTCGAGGCGTCCGTGGGTCTCAAAGTTTGAAAACGAGCCCGCCCATGTTCCCTAAGGTTTTACTGCACTGGTGCGCGGCGCTGTCGAGCTGCGCGGCCCAAATAGGTAAAATCGTGATGTccgtctgctttttttttttttttttttgctgctcttTTGCTGCTGGTTATGGCCGCCGGGAGCTGCTGGTCGACGCGCCAGAGCCACGCTTTGCGATGCTTTTTTGCGTCCGGCACGCATGGCCGCTCACCGTGCTTCCTCCCATCTCATCTCCAGCTTCCCGATTTGCCACGtgaggcattttttttattattcttttttttgcaactgtTGGGACGGAAGATGACGTGTTGTGTCACTTCCCATGCATCCGGAAAGTATGCACAGTGCTTCTGCTTCACCTTTTCCGCATTTTTTCATGACAGCCTTTTTCCAAATTggagtacagtgttccccctaTACATGACGATTGTTTTTGAT is part of the Phyllopteryx taeniolatus isolate TA_2022b chromosome 7, UOR_Ptae_1.2, whole genome shotgun sequence genome and harbors:
- the chst14 gene encoding carbohydrate sulfotransferase 14, producing the protein MAPRRPDSAKRSGGGRAPDFRSSGSAARRHSSAAVLPSVLTFVVIVASGGLLLMIEKGMLSGVKTPSPRGSRRLDVGRQHTSQREPAAEDVELQILHDIRNRTLTSMCSQKNMPHSLWSLTPQQRRTLLQHVLVNDEYRFLYCYVPKVACSNWKRVLKVLGGALESVDVKIKMDHMRDLTFLSSMKPEGIRYRLQHYFKFMFVREPMERLLSAYRNKFGEIESYQRKYGAEIVKRYRKNRAGKSLRIAGDDVTFAEFVRYLLDEDAERMNEHWMPMYNLCQPCALRYDFIGSYEHLERDAEFVLRSVGVPPHVSFPARQAWYKPVTAETLHYYLCSLPQKLLRELLPKYILDFSLFAYPLPNTTAEHCRH